In a genomic window of Halobiforma lacisalsi AJ5:
- a CDS encoding NOP5/NOP56 family protein: MTTTDPADAGWFSEADPDDPESAAEAVRDGSADEPRNWPALAVEREFAADEEEYYDALKEATTAATRAAVTEREAADDRQLVHAVRAMDDCERTANELAERLAEWGGTVDPNVGTGVDYARELAARDGSEADLPGDGGDRIRSLAERVADLADEADDLREFVERQTPTVAPNLAALAGPVLAARLISLAGGLEELAKKPSGTVQVLGAEDALFAHLRGHAPSPKHGVIYVHDAVRGTRPEDRGSAARAVAGKLSIAARVDHYSGERKPELDAELEERIDTIRARADGDDASTGGEGDD, from the coding sequence ATGACCACGACCGATCCCGCGGACGCGGGCTGGTTCTCCGAGGCCGATCCGGATGACCCCGAGTCGGCCGCCGAGGCCGTCCGGGACGGTTCCGCCGACGAGCCCCGGAACTGGCCCGCGCTGGCCGTCGAGAGGGAGTTCGCCGCCGACGAGGAGGAGTACTACGACGCCCTGAAGGAGGCGACGACCGCGGCGACCCGCGCCGCGGTGACCGAGCGCGAAGCCGCCGACGACCGGCAACTCGTCCACGCGGTGCGCGCGATGGACGACTGCGAGCGGACGGCGAACGAACTCGCCGAGCGGCTCGCGGAGTGGGGCGGCACCGTCGATCCGAACGTCGGAACCGGCGTCGACTACGCGCGGGAGCTGGCCGCTCGAGACGGAAGCGAGGCCGACCTCCCGGGTGACGGCGGGGACCGGATCCGCTCGCTCGCCGAACGTGTCGCGGACCTGGCCGACGAGGCAGACGACCTCCGTGAGTTCGTCGAACGCCAGACGCCGACCGTCGCGCCCAATCTCGCCGCGCTCGCGGGCCCGGTCCTCGCCGCGCGGCTGATCTCGCTGGCGGGCGGCCTCGAGGAACTCGCGAAGAAACCAAGCGGCACGGTCCAGGTGCTCGGGGCCGAGGACGCGCTGTTCGCCCACCTGCGGGGCCACGCGCCGTCGCCGAAACACGGAGTCATCTACGTCCACGACGCGGTCCGGGGAACTCGCCCGGAGGACCGCGGCTCCGCGGCGCGGGCCGTGGCCGGCAAACTCTCCATCGCCGCGCGGGTCGACCACTACTCGGGCGAGCGCAAGCCCGAACTCGACGCGGAACTC